The Microbacterium maritypicum genome contains a region encoding:
- a CDS encoding CarD family transcriptional regulator — protein sequence MLFEVGETVVYPHHGAATIIEVKERIIKGEAKKYLKLNVTQGDLIIEVPAENVDLVGVRDVIGKEGLDHVFEVLRAPFTEEPTNWSRRYKANLEKLASGDVIKVSEVVRDLWRRDQDRGLSAGEKRMLAKARQILISELALAEKTDEDKAGALLDEVLAS from the coding sequence ATGCTTTTTGAGGTTGGCGAGACCGTCGTCTATCCCCACCATGGCGCTGCGACCATCATCGAGGTCAAGGAGCGCATCATCAAGGGTGAGGCGAAGAAATACCTGAAGCTCAACGTCACCCAGGGTGATCTCATCATTGAGGTCCCCGCGGAGAATGTCGACCTGGTCGGCGTGCGTGACGTCATCGGCAAGGAAGGCCTCGATCATGTTTTCGAGGTGCTGCGAGCACCCTTCACGGAAGAACCCACGAACTGGTCGCGCCGGTACAAGGCGAACCTCGAGAAGCTCGCCTCCGGCGATGTGATCAAGGTGAGCGAGGTCGTACGCGATCTGTGGCGTCGCGATCAGGACCGCGGCCTCTCCGCGGGCGAGAAGCGCATGCTGGCGAAGGCTCGTCAGATCCTCATCTCCGAGCTCGCGCTCGCCGAGAAGACCGACGAGGACAAGGCGGGCGCACTGCTCGACGAGGTCCTCGCTTCCTGA
- the ygfZ gene encoding CAF17-like 4Fe-4S cluster assembly/insertion protein YgfZ has protein sequence MSGFSQIDGVVSDGDLIVHFGDAFREQRRLAGGSAFAPLGDRTVIEVAGPERLTWLDSITSQAVGRLTPGDSTELLVLDPQGRVEHAAGVLDDGASTWLIVDADDADALAAWLTRMKFRTQATVDIRPDLVLVGYVEGGSVASTVTAAASVPNGTALVWADPWQRISVGGHQYSEVAEHPAADFAWRVAILEEEAADALAASIDRESLAGLLAAEALRVAAWRPRWKTEVDERSLPHESDWIRSAVHLNKGCYRGQETVAKVHNLGHPPRRLAALHLDGSDAVLPAPGAPVFAGDDEVGHLTSVARHHEDGPIALAILSRRAPIGDLVVRADGIDIAASQQVIVPADAGATADIPRLTRLSRRPTAPDPRGSGVEL, from the coding sequence GTGTCCGGCTTCAGCCAGATCGACGGCGTCGTGTCCGACGGCGACCTCATCGTGCACTTCGGAGACGCCTTCCGCGAGCAGCGGCGTCTTGCCGGTGGTTCGGCTTTCGCACCGCTCGGCGACCGCACCGTGATCGAGGTGGCGGGCCCCGAGCGGTTGACCTGGCTCGACTCGATCACGTCGCAGGCCGTGGGGCGTCTCACCCCCGGCGACAGCACAGAGCTCCTCGTGCTCGATCCACAGGGCCGCGTCGAGCACGCGGCCGGTGTGCTCGACGACGGCGCATCCACGTGGCTCATCGTCGACGCCGACGACGCCGATGCGCTCGCCGCCTGGCTGACGCGCATGAAGTTCCGCACCCAGGCCACGGTCGACATCCGACCCGACCTCGTGCTGGTCGGTTATGTCGAGGGCGGCTCCGTCGCATCGACGGTGACCGCTGCCGCGTCAGTTCCGAACGGCACCGCCCTCGTCTGGGCCGACCCGTGGCAGCGGATCAGCGTCGGAGGACACCAGTACTCCGAGGTCGCCGAGCACCCCGCCGCCGACTTCGCCTGGCGCGTCGCGATCCTCGAGGAGGAGGCTGCTGACGCCCTCGCCGCATCCATCGATCGGGAGTCGCTCGCGGGCCTCCTCGCCGCGGAGGCGCTGCGCGTGGCCGCCTGGCGCCCGCGGTGGAAGACAGAGGTCGACGAGCGCTCGCTGCCGCACGAGTCCGACTGGATCCGCAGCGCGGTGCACCTGAACAAGGGCTGCTACCGCGGGCAGGAGACCGTCGCGAAGGTGCACAACCTCGGTCACCCGCCCCGCCGTCTGGCCGCCCTCCACCTCGATGGCAGCGATGCGGTGCTGCCCGCGCCGGGTGCGCCGGTGTTCGCCGGCGACGACGAGGTCGGGCACCTGACCTCGGTGGCGCGTCATCACGAAGACGGTCCGATCGCGCTCGCGATCCTCTCTCGGCGCGCACCGATCGGCGACCTCGTGGTTCGCGCCGACGGCATCGACATCGCCGCCTCTCAGCAGGTGATCGTCCCGGCGGATGCAGGTGCGACGGCGGATATCCCGCGCCTCACCCGGCTGTCGCGACGGCCCACGGCTCCCGACCCTCGCGGTTCCGGCGTCGAGCTCTGA
- the phoU gene encoding phosphate signaling complex protein PhoU, which translates to MREVFHQSLEDLQNRLVEIADLVTVSIDKATRAFATSDVALAEEVIADDAKIDELAVALDEQAIEILARQQPVARDLRIVVTALRVSASLERMGDMSEHIAQLARLRFPERAIPKGLKGTFVKMGELDVEVARTLSELLRTQDLRFADAIRNADDDVDELHATVFEKVLSDNWKGEATATVDATLASRYHERFADHAVAVAKKVVYLATGDWAVDEEDIPLAVEQQELGQQEFGHA; encoded by the coding sequence ATGCGCGAAGTCTTCCACCAGTCCCTCGAGGACCTTCAGAACCGCCTCGTCGAGATCGCCGACCTCGTCACGGTCTCGATCGACAAGGCCACCAGGGCATTCGCCACGAGCGATGTGGCACTGGCCGAGGAGGTCATCGCCGATGACGCCAAGATCGACGAGCTGGCCGTCGCCCTCGATGAGCAGGCGATCGAGATCCTCGCCCGCCAGCAGCCGGTCGCGCGCGATCTGCGCATCGTCGTGACCGCTCTGCGTGTGAGCGCCTCGCTCGAGCGCATGGGCGACATGTCGGAGCACATCGCCCAGCTCGCCCGCCTCCGCTTCCCCGAGCGCGCCATCCCGAAGGGCCTCAAGGGCACCTTTGTGAAGATGGGCGAGCTCGACGTCGAGGTGGCCCGCACGCTCTCCGAGCTGCTGCGCACCCAGGATCTGCGCTTCGCCGACGCCATCCGCAACGCGGACGACGATGTCGACGAACTGCACGCCACCGTCTTCGAGAAGGTGCTCAGCGACAACTGGAAGGGTGAGGCGACGGCGACCGTCGACGCCACGCTCGCCAGCCGGTACCACGAGCGCTTCGCCGACCACGCGGTCGCCGTCGCGAAGAAGGTCGTCTATCTCGCCACCGGCGACTGGGCGGTCGACGAGGAGGACATCCCCCTCGCCGTCGAGCAGCAGGAGCTCGGCCAGCAGGAGTTCGGCCACGCCTGA
- the cysS gene encoding cysteine--tRNA ligase: MTVRLYDTRAQQLRDFVPLDPENITMYVCGPTVQSGPHIGHVRAALSFDLLRRWLQYRHGRVTFVRNVTDIDDKVLANATDSEPWWALAYRMEQEFSAAYAGVGILPPTYEPRATASVPQMQELIALLIERGHAYPAPDGSGDVYFDVRSWPDYGSLTHQSLDAMEAAEDADPRGKRNPQDFALWKGSKPEEPADATWASPWGAGRPGWHIECSAMSKRYLGPEFDIHGGGLDLRFPHHENELAQSTAAGDGFARYWMHNGLVTVDGQKMSKSLGNFTLAADVLAAHHPLVVRYALAAAHYRSSLDLGDSSWAEAEAALSRISTFQQRAARVAGGGIGFFLSQSLPAAFAAAMDDDLGVPQALAVLHETVRAGNAALDAGEDDAALDALRAVLAMTSVLGLTHTSGAKADASQSALDALVQTMITQRAQARADKDWAAADRIRDAIAAAGITLEDTPAGTHWSIDG, encoded by the coding sequence GTGACAGTCCGCCTCTACGACACCCGCGCGCAGCAGCTGCGCGACTTCGTGCCTCTCGATCCCGAGAACATCACGATGTACGTGTGCGGACCCACGGTGCAATCAGGCCCCCACATCGGGCACGTCAGGGCGGCCTTGAGCTTCGATCTGCTGCGCCGCTGGCTGCAGTACCGCCACGGTCGGGTCACCTTCGTGCGCAACGTCACCGACATCGACGACAAGGTGCTCGCGAACGCCACCGACTCCGAGCCGTGGTGGGCGCTCGCGTATCGCATGGAGCAGGAGTTCAGCGCGGCGTATGCGGGGGTCGGCATCCTGCCCCCGACGTACGAGCCGCGAGCCACGGCATCGGTGCCGCAGATGCAGGAGCTCATCGCGCTGCTGATCGAGCGCGGTCACGCATATCCGGCCCCTGATGGTTCGGGAGACGTGTACTTCGACGTGCGCTCCTGGCCGGACTACGGATCGCTCACCCATCAATCCCTCGATGCCATGGAAGCCGCGGAGGACGCCGACCCTCGGGGCAAGCGCAATCCGCAGGACTTCGCCCTGTGGAAGGGCAGCAAGCCCGAAGAGCCGGCAGACGCCACCTGGGCGTCGCCGTGGGGCGCCGGGCGTCCGGGATGGCACATCGAGTGCTCCGCGATGTCGAAGCGCTATCTCGGGCCCGAGTTCGACATCCACGGCGGTGGGCTCGACCTGCGATTCCCGCATCACGAGAACGAGCTCGCCCAGTCGACGGCGGCAGGTGACGGCTTCGCGCGCTACTGGATGCACAACGGTCTCGTCACCGTCGACGGCCAGAAGATGTCGAAGTCGCTTGGGAACTTCACGTTGGCAGCAGACGTGCTGGCCGCGCACCATCCGCTGGTGGTGCGCTACGCGCTCGCCGCCGCTCACTACCGGTCGAGCCTCGATCTCGGCGACTCATCGTGGGCCGAGGCCGAAGCGGCTCTGAGCCGGATCAGCACGTTCCAGCAGCGCGCCGCACGTGTTGCCGGAGGCGGCATCGGGTTCTTCCTGTCGCAGAGCCTCCCCGCGGCGTTCGCGGCGGCGATGGACGATGATCTCGGCGTGCCCCAGGCGCTCGCCGTGCTGCACGAGACGGTGCGTGCGGGAAATGCGGCGCTGGACGCGGGGGAGGACGACGCCGCGCTCGACGCGCTGCGCGCCGTGCTGGCGATGACGTCGGTCCTGGGCCTCACACACACATCCGGGGCGAAGGCCGACGCCTCGCAATCCGCTCTGGACGCCCTCGTCCAGACGATGATCACCCAGCGCGCTCAGGCACGCGCTGACAAGGACTGGGCGGCGGCGGATCGCATCCGAGATGCGATCGCCGCCGCAGGAATCACGCTGGAGGACACTCCGGCCGGAACTCATTGGAGTATCGATGGCTAA
- a CDS encoding NAD(P)-dependent oxidoreductase — protein sequence MARIIVLGGTGYAGRHIVTEAVSRGHAVIAISRSAPADPVAGAAYLQGSALDLAPLAEAFVGTDAVVSALSPRGDMADRALEALSNVVEQLAGTDTRLGVVGGAGGSLVAPGGPRLFDQGFPEEYKHEAQVGIDSLALLEATDAGLDWFFIHPAEVFGPWAEGERTGHYRDGGDVIVRDAEGKSYISGADFAVAVVDEIEQGNHHRERFTVGY from the coding sequence ATGGCTCGCATCATCGTGCTCGGAGGGACCGGTTACGCCGGTCGTCACATCGTCACGGAGGCGGTGAGCCGTGGCCATGCCGTGATCGCGATCTCGCGTTCCGCGCCGGCCGATCCGGTGGCGGGGGCCGCATATCTGCAGGGCTCCGCTCTCGACCTGGCGCCGCTCGCGGAAGCGTTCGTCGGCACGGACGCCGTGGTCTCGGCTCTCTCGCCGCGCGGTGACATGGCCGACCGTGCGCTCGAGGCGCTGTCGAATGTCGTCGAGCAGCTCGCGGGTACGGACACGCGTCTCGGCGTCGTCGGCGGCGCCGGCGGGAGCCTCGTGGCCCCCGGCGGGCCGCGCCTGTTCGATCAGGGCTTCCCGGAGGAGTACAAGCACGAGGCGCAGGTCGGCATCGACTCGCTGGCCCTCCTCGAGGCGACCGATGCGGGCCTGGACTGGTTCTTCATCCACCCCGCCGAGGTCTTCGGACCGTGGGCGGAGGGCGAGCGCACCGGTCACTACCGGGACGGCGGCGACGTGATCGTCCGCGACGCCGAAGGCAAGTCGTACATCTCGGGTGCCGACTTCGCCGTCGCGGTGGTCGACGAGATCGAGCAGGGCAACCACCACAGGGAGCGGTTCACCGTCGGCTACTGA
- the ispD gene encoding 2-C-methyl-D-erythritol 4-phosphate cytidylyltransferase: MTILPVPRSAIIVVAAGSGTRLGAEAPKAFVGIDARSVLRHALDGVFAASPAQVVVVAPDGWEGDAETELRAAAGDRADLGRVVTGGATRQQSVAAGLAALWGDVEIVLVHDAARALTPPSQIDAVTAAVTAEHGIIPALPVVDTLKKVVDGAVVGAVDRSELAAAQTPQGFPRGPLEAAYAAAGDSGIEYTDDAALFSAAGHPVRYIAGSERAFKITTPADLQRARHLLGASVAATGTPRVGIGTDVHAFGGEGNLWLAGLEWPGERPLSGHSDGDAVAHAIVDALLGAAGLGDIGEHFGTSHPEYAGAHADVFLARTRELLAEAGFEIGNVSVQFQGNRPRFSPRRAEAEGVLSAVLGAPVSVTATTTDGLGFPGRGEGIAVTAIASVVPGVHRHLKAGAQPSPSRLER; encoded by the coding sequence GTGACCATCCTCCCTGTCCCGCGTTCAGCGATCATCGTCGTGGCTGCAGGCTCCGGCACGCGTCTGGGTGCCGAAGCTCCGAAGGCCTTCGTCGGCATCGACGCCCGTTCCGTCCTCCGCCACGCGCTCGACGGCGTCTTCGCCGCATCGCCTGCGCAGGTCGTCGTCGTCGCCCCCGATGGATGGGAGGGCGACGCCGAGACGGAACTGCGCGCCGCGGCCGGCGACCGGGCTGATCTCGGTCGTGTGGTCACCGGTGGTGCGACCAGGCAGCAGTCGGTGGCGGCAGGTCTCGCCGCGCTCTGGGGAGACGTCGAGATCGTGCTGGTGCACGATGCGGCGCGCGCGCTCACCCCTCCGTCGCAGATCGACGCCGTCACCGCTGCAGTGACAGCAGAGCACGGCATCATCCCGGCCCTGCCCGTCGTCGACACGCTCAAGAAGGTCGTGGACGGGGCCGTCGTCGGGGCCGTCGACCGCTCTGAGCTCGCTGCGGCGCAGACGCCGCAGGGGTTTCCGAGGGGCCCGCTCGAGGCGGCGTACGCTGCCGCCGGCGACAGCGGGATCGAGTACACCGATGATGCGGCCCTGTTCTCGGCGGCCGGCCACCCCGTGCGGTACATCGCCGGTTCGGAACGCGCCTTCAAGATCACCACGCCCGCTGACCTCCAGCGCGCCCGCCACCTGCTGGGTGCGAGCGTCGCGGCGACCGGCACCCCCCGGGTGGGCATCGGCACGGACGTCCACGCCTTCGGGGGCGAGGGGAACCTGTGGCTCGCCGGCCTCGAGTGGCCGGGGGAGCGGCCCCTCTCCGGTCATTCGGACGGAGACGCCGTCGCCCATGCGATCGTCGACGCGCTGCTGGGTGCCGCGGGGCTCGGTGACATCGGAGAGCACTTCGGCACCTCCCACCCCGAGTACGCCGGCGCGCATGCGGACGTCTTCCTCGCTCGCACCCGGGAGCTGCTGGCCGAAGCCGGGTTCGAGATCGGCAATGTCTCGGTGCAGTTCCAGGGCAATCGACCGCGCTTCAGCCCGCGGCGGGCCGAGGCCGAAGGGGTTCTGTCCGCCGTCCTGGGCGCTCCGGTGTCCGTGACGGCGACGACCACGGACGGGCTCGGGTTCCCCGGCAGGGGAGAGGGCATCGCGGTGACGGCCATCGCGTCGGTGGTTCCCGGCGTTCATCGTCATCTGAAGGCGGGCGCTCAGCCGTCCCCGAGTAGGCTTGAGCGGTGA
- a CDS encoding methyltransferase domain-containing protein, translating to MASSPLGRPTRGTTGTNRLRRNDRWIAASDALRRASDPLVVDLGYGASGVTAFELATRLVRVRDDVEVRGLEIDPARVATADAQLAEVRAERTPFAPDLPVSFGRGGFEVPLPGGRRAAVIRAMNVLRQYDEQDVPDAWSRMASRLAPDGLLFEGTCDEIGRVSSWIDVDAHGSPLRFTISLRLADLERPSIVAERLPKALIHRNVTGERIHGLLVDLDREWDRAAPLSTFGATQRFLAAVSALRAQGWPVLGGRTRWRLGELTLPWAAVAPLTD from the coding sequence ATGGCGTCATCTCCCCTCGGTCGGCCGACCCGCGGCACCACGGGGACCAACCGGCTGCGACGCAACGATCGCTGGATCGCCGCAAGCGACGCCCTGCGCCGAGCATCCGATCCGCTGGTCGTCGATCTCGGCTACGGAGCCAGCGGCGTGACCGCGTTCGAGCTCGCGACGCGCCTCGTCCGGGTGCGCGACGACGTCGAGGTGCGCGGCCTGGAGATCGATCCGGCGCGCGTCGCGACGGCCGACGCCCAGCTCGCCGAGGTGCGCGCGGAGCGGACACCCTTCGCCCCGGACCTCCCGGTCTCGTTCGGGCGCGGCGGTTTCGAGGTTCCGCTTCCCGGCGGACGCCGGGCCGCGGTCATCCGTGCCATGAACGTTCTGCGGCAGTACGACGAGCAGGACGTTCCCGATGCGTGGTCCCGCATGGCCTCACGCCTGGCGCCGGACGGGCTGCTCTTCGAGGGCACCTGTGATGAGATCGGCCGCGTCTCGAGCTGGATCGACGTCGATGCGCACGGCTCACCGCTGCGCTTCACGATCTCCCTCCGGCTCGCCGACCTCGAGCGCCCGAGCATCGTCGCCGAGCGATTGCCGAAGGCGCTGATCCACCGCAACGTCACCGGAGAACGCATCCACGGGCTGCTCGTCGATCTCGACCGCGAGTGGGACCGCGCGGCGCCCCTGTCGACCTTCGGAGCCACGCAGCGCTTCCTCGCCGCCGTATCCGCTCTTCGCGCGCAGGGCTGGCCGGTCCTCGGCGGACGCACGCGTTGGCGTCTGGGGGAACTCACGCTGCCGTGGGCCGCAGTCGCTCCGCTGACGGACTGA
- a CDS encoding phosphoglyceromutase: MTATRTLILLRHGRSEWNELNLFTGWVDVRLNAQGEKEARRGGELLAESGILPDVLHTSLLSRAIQTANIALDAADRLWIPVTRSWRLNERHYGALQGKDKAQTLEEFGPEQFQLWRRSFDVPPPVLDDESEFSQVNDVRYAGIDGEVPRTESLKLVIDRLLPYWESAIVPDLEAGKTVLVTAHGNSLRGLVKHLEGISDDDIAELNIPTGIPLVYELDENNVPTGPGRYLDPEAAAAGAAAVAAQGKK; the protein is encoded by the coding sequence ATGACTGCGACGCGCACCCTCATCCTGCTCCGCCACGGCCGGAGCGAGTGGAACGAACTGAACCTGTTCACCGGTTGGGTGGACGTCCGCCTCAACGCGCAGGGCGAGAAGGAGGCGCGCCGCGGCGGCGAGCTGCTGGCAGAGTCCGGCATCCTCCCCGACGTGCTGCACACCTCGTTGCTCAGCCGTGCGATCCAGACGGCGAACATCGCCCTCGACGCCGCCGACCGTCTGTGGATCCCGGTGACCCGCTCCTGGCGGCTCAACGAGCGTCACTACGGTGCGCTCCAGGGCAAGGACAAGGCGCAGACCCTCGAGGAGTTCGGCCCCGAGCAGTTCCAGCTGTGGCGCCGCTCGTTCGACGTGCCGCCGCCCGTGCTCGACGACGAGAGCGAGTTCAGCCAGGTGAACGACGTCCGCTACGCGGGCATCGACGGCGAGGTGCCGCGCACCGAGTCGCTCAAGCTCGTCATCGACCGTCTGCTGCCGTACTGGGAGAGCGCGATCGTCCCCGACCTCGAGGCCGGGAAGACCGTGCTCGTCACGGCGCACGGCAACTCGCTGCGTGGCCTGGTGAAGCACCTCGAGGGCATCAGCGACGACGACATCGCCGAGCTGAACATCCCCACCGGCATCCCGCTGGTCTACGAGCTGGACGAGAACAACGTTCCCACCGGCCCAGGACGCTACCTCGACCCGGAGGCTGCGGCCGCCGGTGCCGCAGCGGTCGCGGCCCAGGGCAAGAAGTAG
- a CDS encoding sensor histidine kinase codes for MTLPQLALSSLAIGLVIGVGLSLLVVWAYRARARVQEETSLAIPAGITDVLHSMDDAAAIVDTSGLVLASSQAATRFGIDVGSTLDNPELRQLVRGVREAGGTATESMRLTRGGLSLDPRLVSARASVIGTRLVLLIIRDVTEQERLDQMRRDFVANTSHELKTPVGAVSLLAEAIESAADDPAQVRIFAARISAEAGRLGQLTGRIMSLSRLQAEDGLTKVGPVAIDEVIASSIEAHVVQADSAGVELTRGGDRGVFVRGDAQILIEAVGNLIANAIVYSPRGSRVGVGVRAEDGVVEIAVSDQGIGIAEADRERIFERFYRADEARSRRTGGTGLGLSIVKHATQRHGGEVRLWSRPGRGSTFTIRLPRIDAPDNLDTGKKSKKKRARKAAKSAASARVRNGERA; via the coding sequence ATGACCTTGCCGCAGCTCGCGCTGTCTTCGCTCGCCATCGGGCTTGTGATCGGCGTCGGCCTCTCCCTGCTCGTCGTGTGGGCATACCGGGCGCGGGCCCGCGTGCAGGAGGAGACATCGCTGGCGATTCCCGCCGGCATCACCGATGTCCTGCACAGCATGGACGATGCCGCGGCGATCGTCGACACCTCCGGTCTGGTACTCGCCTCCTCGCAAGCGGCGACCCGGTTCGGGATCGATGTCGGCTCGACGCTCGACAACCCGGAGCTGCGCCAGCTCGTGCGCGGCGTCAGGGAGGCCGGCGGCACAGCCACCGAGTCGATGCGCCTCACCCGAGGGGGTCTGAGCCTCGACCCCCGCCTGGTCTCGGCCCGTGCCAGCGTGATCGGCACGCGTCTGGTGCTGCTGATCATCCGCGACGTCACGGAGCAGGAGCGGCTCGATCAGATGCGTCGTGACTTCGTGGCGAACACGAGCCACGAGCTCAAGACGCCCGTGGGCGCGGTGAGTCTTCTCGCCGAGGCCATCGAGTCCGCGGCCGACGATCCCGCCCAGGTGCGCATCTTCGCCGCGCGCATCTCCGCGGAGGCGGGGCGGCTCGGACAGCTCACCGGGCGCATCATGAGCCTGTCCCGGCTCCAGGCCGAGGACGGTCTGACGAAGGTCGGCCCGGTCGCGATCGACGAGGTGATCGCCTCCTCGATCGAGGCTCACGTCGTGCAGGCCGATTCCGCAGGGGTCGAGCTCACCAGGGGAGGGGACCGTGGCGTCTTCGTGCGCGGCGACGCCCAGATCCTGATCGAGGCGGTCGGAAACCTGATCGCCAATGCGATCGTCTATTCGCCCCGCGGCTCCCGCGTCGGAGTCGGCGTCCGCGCGGAGGACGGCGTGGTCGAGATCGCGGTGTCCGACCAGGGGATCGGCATTGCAGAAGCCGATCGCGAGCGCATCTTCGAGCGGTTCTACCGGGCCGATGAGGCCCGTTCGCGGCGCACCGGAGGGACCGGCCTCGGGCTCTCCATCGTCAAGCACGCCACCCAGCGGCACGGCGGCGAGGTGCGGCTGTGGTCGCGTCCGGGCCGCGGATCCACGTTCACGATCCGTCTTCCCCGGATCGATGCCCCCGACAACCTCGACACGGGCAAGAAGAGCAAGAAGAAGCGCGCGCGCAAAGCGGCCAAGTCCGCCGCATCCGCGCGCGTTCGAAACGGAGAGAGAGCATGA
- the rlmB gene encoding 23S rRNA (guanosine(2251)-2'-O)-methyltransferase RlmB produces MAKPGRPGASKGNKKGPTKGTGGLGRKALEGRGPTPKAEDRAWHPAGKRKAAAERYAAATGGKGRPGGSRPGSGGGGNRAPKAKAGDDTENVTGRNSVLEALRAKIPATAFYIAQRVEMDDRVKEMLSIATHRGIPVMEVTRPELDRMAGFDGVHQGVAIKVPPYEYAHPQDLLEQVIDRGEVPLFVALDGITDPRNLGAIIRSTAAFGGQGIILPQRRSAGVNSAAWKTSAGAVARTPVALATNLTTQLKEFKKQGVFVLGLDGDGDVSLPELQLADRPVVIVVGSEGKGLSRLVSETCDQIVSIPISAATESLNAGIATSVALYQVASLRAAKKN; encoded by the coding sequence ATGGCTAAGCCAGGGCGCCCCGGCGCGAGCAAGGGAAACAAGAAGGGCCCGACCAAGGGCACCGGCGGACTCGGGCGCAAGGCGCTCGAGGGTCGGGGACCGACGCCGAAGGCGGAGGACCGCGCGTGGCACCCCGCCGGCAAGCGCAAGGCCGCGGCCGAGCGCTACGCCGCCGCGACGGGCGGCAAGGGCCGCCCCGGTGGCAGCCGGCCGGGCTCCGGTGGCGGGGGCAACCGTGCGCCGAAGGCCAAGGCGGGAGACGACACCGAGAACGTGACGGGTCGCAACTCGGTCCTCGAGGCACTGCGGGCGAAGATCCCGGCGACGGCGTTCTACATCGCGCAGCGCGTCGAGATGGACGACCGCGTGAAGGAGATGCTCTCGATCGCCACGCATCGGGGCATCCCCGTGATGGAGGTCACACGTCCGGAGCTCGACCGCATGGCCGGGTTCGACGGTGTGCACCAGGGCGTCGCGATCAAGGTGCCGCCGTACGAGTACGCGCACCCGCAGGATCTGCTCGAGCAGGTCATCGACCGCGGCGAGGTGCCGCTGTTCGTGGCGCTCGACGGCATCACCGACCCCCGCAACCTCGGCGCCATCATCCGTTCCACCGCGGCGTTCGGCGGTCAGGGGATCATCCTTCCCCAGCGTCGCTCGGCCGGCGTCAACTCCGCCGCCTGGAAGACCAGTGCCGGAGCCGTCGCTCGCACCCCGGTAGCGCTGGCGACCAACCTCACCACGCAGCTCAAGGAGTTCAAGAAGCAGGGCGTGTTCGTGCTCGGCCTCGACGGCGACGGCGATGTGTCGCTCCCGGAGCTCCAGCTCGCCGATCGTCCCGTGGTGATCGTCGTCGGCTCGGAGGGCAAGGGGCTGTCCCGCCTGGTCTCCGAGACCTGCGATCAGATCGTCTCGATCCCGATCTCTGCGGCCACCGAGTCGCTGAACGCCGGCATCGCGACCTCCGTCGCGCTCTACCAGGTCGCGTCGCTCCGCGCCGCGAAGAAGAACTAG
- a CDS encoding response regulator transcription factor: MTRILLVEDEPDLADPLAYLLRREGYEVEIAEDGPGALAAFRERGADIVLLDLMLPGMPGTEVCRQIRSTSAVPIIMLTAKDSEVDIVVGLELGADDYITKPYSSRELLARMRAVLRRVVQADSELDERVLDGGRVSLDIDRHTVSVAGAQINMPLKEFELLEVLMRNSGRVLTRGQLIDRVWGSDYFGDTKTLDVHIKRIRSRIEENPSEPVMLVTVRGLGYRFEG; encoded by the coding sequence ATGACCCGAATCCTTCTCGTCGAAGACGAGCCCGACCTCGCCGACCCGCTCGCGTACCTGCTCCGGCGTGAGGGCTACGAGGTGGAGATCGCGGAGGACGGCCCCGGAGCGCTCGCGGCCTTCCGGGAGCGCGGGGCCGACATCGTGCTGCTCGACCTGATGCTTCCCGGCATGCCGGGAACAGAGGTGTGCAGGCAGATCCGGTCGACCTCCGCCGTTCCCATCATCATGCTCACGGCCAAGGACTCCGAGGTCGACATCGTGGTGGGCCTCGAACTCGGAGCCGACGACTACATCACGAAGCCCTACTCGTCCCGGGAGCTGCTCGCCCGCATGCGTGCTGTGCTGCGCCGGGTCGTGCAGGCGGACAGCGAGCTCGACGAGCGCGTGCTCGACGGCGGACGGGTCTCGCTCGACATCGATCGGCACACCGTCTCCGTGGCCGGAGCCCAGATCAACATGCCGCTGAAGGAGTTCGAGCTGCTCGAGGTGCTGATGCGCAACTCCGGGCGCGTACTGACCCGCGGCCAGCTCATCGACCGGGTCTGGGGGAGCGACTACTTCGGCGACACCAAGACGCTCGATGTGCACATCAAGCGGATCCGCTCGCGCATCGAGGAGAACCCGAGCGAGCCGGTGATGCTCGTCACTGTGCGCGGTCTGGGATACCGCTTCGAAGGCTGA